Proteins co-encoded in one Papaver somniferum cultivar HN1 chromosome 5, ASM357369v1, whole genome shotgun sequence genomic window:
- the LOC113279038 gene encoding pheromone-processing carboxypeptidase KEX1-like, with translation MIIEHERRDTDWGRVVPVPIPEPTNNGRVFMSSLKNLEMHLQLRNDLVKHIVVRPGRGGQETDLSSLEDSDMEYVVLPSSKGDYDDKDLEEEVVPGQNEDGAFDYYGDYNDQIPYDFEHAVEHVYGDEHVGDEYEHDGDDDEDSGDEEDYDDDEDDDDEEDDDDEDSDGDDDVAYDDASMYDDDDDDVEA, from the coding sequence ATGATTATCGAGCATGAACGTCGGGATACGGATTGGGGCAGAGTTGTTCCTGTTCCGATTCCGGAACCTACCAATAATGGTCGTGTATTTATGTCATCTCTGAAAAACCTAGAAATGCACCTACAACTAAGAAATGATCTTGTCAAGCACATTGTTGTGCGTCCTGGTAGAGGAGGCCAGGAAACGGACTTGTCTAGTTTGGAGGATTCAGATATGGAATACGTGGTACTTCCATCATCAAaaggagattatgatgataaaGACTTAGAGGAAGAAGTAGTTCCTGGTCAAAACGAGGATGGAGCATTTGATTATTATGGAGATTACAATGATCAAATCCCATATGACTTTGAACATGCAGTTGAACATGTATATGGAGACGAGCATGTGGGAGACGAATATGAACATGATGGAGATGACGATGAGGATTCTGGCGATGAGGAGGATTATGACGATGATGAGGACGATGACGATGAGGAggacgatgatgatgaggattctgacggTGACGATGATGTTGCGTACGATGATGCGAGtatgtatgatgatgatgatgatgatgttgaggcaTAG
- the LOC113279039 gene encoding uncharacterized protein LOC113279039 has translation MREDLFDKLLGKLLEVDPEWQQRPDATGTMGHSPHMKLVVVMKCLWKSTAADSVDDYTRMGATTICMYLKRFCHTICMTFGERYLCEPKPEDVQRLLAENAERGFPGMFGSVDCMQWPWKNCLVAWQGTYRVKDKHSSLVLEVVASSDLWFWHAFFGMRGSNNDLNVLAHSLLFANMLKGVAPPCNYVINGHQYHMGYFLTDGIYPKLTTIIQAFSQTLEVPEYVRFNKYQMAKRKDVEHAFGVLQGKYRIVGSPCKYF, from the coding sequence ATGAGGGAAGACTTATTCGATAAATTGTTAGGAAAATTGCTTGAAGTTGATCCAGAATGGCAGCAACGTCCAGATGCAACCGGTACTATGGGGCATTCTCCGCATATGAAATTAGTTGTCGTGATGAAATGTTTATGGAAAAGTACGGCAGCTGATAGTGTTGATGATTACACTCGTATGGGTGCAACTACAATATGCATGTATCTAAAAAGATTTTGCCACACCATTTGCATGACTTTTGGAGAAAGATATTTGTGTGAACCCAAACCTGAAGATGTTCAGAGGTTGCTAGCTGAGAATGCGGAACGAGGTTTTCCTGGAATGTTTGgtagtgttgattgtatgcaATGGCCATGGAAGAATTGTCTGGTAGCTTGGCAAGGAACTTACCGGGTTAAAGACAAACATAGTAGTTTGGTATTAGAGGTGGTGGCATCATCCGATTTGtggttttggcatgcattttttggAATGCGTGGATCAAACAACGATTTGAATGTGTTGGCACACTCACTCCTTTTTGCTAACATGCTAAAGGGTGTAGCACCTCCATGCAATTATGTAATCAATGGTCACCAATACCATATGGGTTATTTCTTAACCGATGGTATCTATCCAAAGTTGACTACAATTATACAAGCTTTTAGTCAAACATTGGAAGTTCCCGAGTATGTGAGATTCAACAAGTATCAAATGGCTAAAAGGAAGGATGTCGAGCATGCTTTTGGAGTGCTTCAGGGTAAATACAGAATTGTCGGATCACCATGTAAGTATTTTTAA
- the LOC113281560 gene encoding uncharacterized protein LOC113281560 isoform X2 — translation MPPFPQFEDLGEKLTNRFRPWQRSFQFWTRAADIYTGYKVFQVRMNFVKDVNKQEAMWERQHELAADKIYSMCSELGGFFLKVAQIVGKPDLAPAAWVKRLVTLCDKAPGTPFETVRLVLEKELGQTVDELFERFDVEPLGSASIAQVHRARLRGTKGDVAVKHAGVQDLMMTDIHNLQAFACYLQKTDIRFDLFSITKEMEKQIGYEFDFVREAEAMEAIRHFLRVNNKKPPVQVPRVMREMVTRKVLIMEFIDGIPILNLGDEIAKRGIDPGGKIAAMAKQNILQSLTLAYGQMILKSGFFHADPHPGNIMICKGSEVALLDYGQVKDLPDDLRLGYANLVLAIADNDSIRASQSYKELGIGTLVKCENEEKEMLKLAQTMFDTKLPPGMTMLQPFSDESSNKKIAVQAFPEELFSVLRTVHLLRGLSVGMSINYSCAEQWRPIAEEALFAAGRINMNDLKAKGHKGGFFRGIFRRG, via the exons ATGCCACCTTTTCCTCAATTTGAGGATTTGGGTGAAAAACTCACTAATCGTTTCCGACCATGGCAAAGGTCTTTTCAATTTTGGACGAGGGCTGCTGATATCTATACTGGTTATAAGGTTTTTCAAGTTAGAATGAATTTTGTGAAAGATGTTAACAAACAAGAGGCAATGTGGGAAAGACAACATGAACTTGCTGCTGATAAGATCTACTCGATGTGTTCTGAACTTGGTGGGTTTTTTCTCAAG GTTGCTCAAATCGTGGGGAAGCCGGATTTGGCACCGGCAGCATGGGTGAAAAGGCTAGTCACATTGTGTGATAAAGCTCCCGGGACACCGTTTGAAACAGTTAGGCTTGTGCTTGAGAAAGAGTTAGGTCAAACTGTTGATGAACTTTTCGAGAGATTTGATGTGGAGCCACTTGGATCTGCTTCAATTGCACAG GTCCACCGCGCAAGATTAAGAGGTACTAAGGGTGATGTTGCTGTTAAG CATGCTGGAGTTCAGGATCTAATGATGACAGATATCCACAACTTACAAGCATTTGCTTGTTATTTGCAAAAGACAGATATCCGATTCGACCTTTTCTCTATAACCAAAGAAATGGAGAAACAG ATTGGGTATGAGTTTGACTTTGTAAGAGAGGCTGAAGCTATGGAGGCAATCCGACATTTTCTGCGAGTGAACAACAAAAAGCCTCCTGTTCAGGTGCCACGAGTGATGCGGGAGATGGTGACTAG GAAGGTTTTAATTATGGAGTTTATAGATGGAATCCCAATCCTGAATCTTGGCGATGAGATAGCTAAAAGAGGCATTGATCCTGGCGGTAAGATTGCAGCGATGGCAAAGCA GAACATCCTTCAGAGTTTGACTCTAGCATATGGTCAGATGATTCTGAAGAGTGGGTTCTTTCATGCAGACCCTCATCCTGGAAATATCATGATCTGTAAAGGATCAGAG GTTGCCTTATTAGATTATGGGCAAGTTAAGGATCTCCCAGATGACTTAAGACTTGGATATGCGAATCTAGTTCTGGCGATTGCCGATAATGACTCTATAAGGGCATCTCAAAGCTATAA GGAGCTTGGTATAGGAACCTTGGTCAAATGTgagaatgaagaaaaagaaatgctTAAATTGGCTCAGACAATGTTCGACACAAAATTACCCCCTGGGATGACGATGCTGCAACCATTTTCAGACGAATCTTCCAACAAAAAAATTGCTGTCCAG GCTTTCCCGGAGGAGCTGTTTTCTGTTCTCCGCACTGTGCATCTGCTGAGAGGACTCAGTGTCGGCATGAGCATCAACTACTCGTGTGCAGAACAGTGGAGACCCATCGCAGAAGAAGCCTTGTTTGCAGCCGGGAGAATAAATA TGAATGATCTCAAGGCAAAAGGACATAAAGGCGGCTTCTTTAGAGGAATATTCAGGAGAGGTTGA
- the LOC113281560 gene encoding uncharacterized protein LOC113281560 isoform X1, protein MPPFPQFEDLGEKLTNRFRPWQRSFQFWTRAADIYTGYKVFQVRMNFVKDVNKQEAMWERQHELAADKIYSMCSELGGFFLKVAQIVGKPDLAPAAWVKRLVTLCDKAPGTPFETVRLVLEKELGQTVDELFERFDVEPLGSASIAQVHRARLRGTKGDVAVKVQHAGVQDLMMTDIHNLQAFACYLQKTDIRFDLFSITKEMEKQIGYEFDFVREAEAMEAIRHFLRVNNKKPPVQVPRVMREMVTRKVLIMEFIDGIPILNLGDEIAKRGIDPGGKIAAMAKQNILQSLTLAYGQMILKSGFFHADPHPGNIMICKGSEVALLDYGQVKDLPDDLRLGYANLVLAIADNDSIRASQSYKELGIGTLVKCENEEKEMLKLAQTMFDTKLPPGMTMLQPFSDESSNKKIAVQAFPEELFSVLRTVHLLRGLSVGMSINYSCAEQWRPIAEEALFAAGRINMNDLKAKGHKGGFFRGIFRRG, encoded by the exons ATGCCACCTTTTCCTCAATTTGAGGATTTGGGTGAAAAACTCACTAATCGTTTCCGACCATGGCAAAGGTCTTTTCAATTTTGGACGAGGGCTGCTGATATCTATACTGGTTATAAGGTTTTTCAAGTTAGAATGAATTTTGTGAAAGATGTTAACAAACAAGAGGCAATGTGGGAAAGACAACATGAACTTGCTGCTGATAAGATCTACTCGATGTGTTCTGAACTTGGTGGGTTTTTTCTCAAG GTTGCTCAAATCGTGGGGAAGCCGGATTTGGCACCGGCAGCATGGGTGAAAAGGCTAGTCACATTGTGTGATAAAGCTCCCGGGACACCGTTTGAAACAGTTAGGCTTGTGCTTGAGAAAGAGTTAGGTCAAACTGTTGATGAACTTTTCGAGAGATTTGATGTGGAGCCACTTGGATCTGCTTCAATTGCACAG GTCCACCGCGCAAGATTAAGAGGTACTAAGGGTGATGTTGCTGTTAAG GTGCAGCATGCTGGAGTTCAGGATCTAATGATGACAGATATCCACAACTTACAAGCATTTGCTTGTTATTTGCAAAAGACAGATATCCGATTCGACCTTTTCTCTATAACCAAAGAAATGGAGAAACAG ATTGGGTATGAGTTTGACTTTGTAAGAGAGGCTGAAGCTATGGAGGCAATCCGACATTTTCTGCGAGTGAACAACAAAAAGCCTCCTGTTCAGGTGCCACGAGTGATGCGGGAGATGGTGACTAG GAAGGTTTTAATTATGGAGTTTATAGATGGAATCCCAATCCTGAATCTTGGCGATGAGATAGCTAAAAGAGGCATTGATCCTGGCGGTAAGATTGCAGCGATGGCAAAGCA GAACATCCTTCAGAGTTTGACTCTAGCATATGGTCAGATGATTCTGAAGAGTGGGTTCTTTCATGCAGACCCTCATCCTGGAAATATCATGATCTGTAAAGGATCAGAG GTTGCCTTATTAGATTATGGGCAAGTTAAGGATCTCCCAGATGACTTAAGACTTGGATATGCGAATCTAGTTCTGGCGATTGCCGATAATGACTCTATAAGGGCATCTCAAAGCTATAA GGAGCTTGGTATAGGAACCTTGGTCAAATGTgagaatgaagaaaaagaaatgctTAAATTGGCTCAGACAATGTTCGACACAAAATTACCCCCTGGGATGACGATGCTGCAACCATTTTCAGACGAATCTTCCAACAAAAAAATTGCTGTCCAG GCTTTCCCGGAGGAGCTGTTTTCTGTTCTCCGCACTGTGCATCTGCTGAGAGGACTCAGTGTCGGCATGAGCATCAACTACTCGTGTGCAGAACAGTGGAGACCCATCGCAGAAGAAGCCTTGTTTGCAGCCGGGAGAATAAATA TGAATGATCTCAAGGCAAAAGGACATAAAGGCGGCTTCTTTAGAGGAATATTCAGGAGAGGTTGA